The Enterococcus rotai genome includes a window with the following:
- a CDS encoding metallophosphoesterase: protein MNKLAFLMIGLLFLLGNFYIGRKLLSILEQFSFFKHPLILWVVIGLLALASMLTLLLFDANVGGLVGKIGSYWLSCWFLSLVIFGLTDLILTISKKITTVQTKTELIIWLGSTVLVVVLFCYGSWQAQQIKTSNYQVTIDTSASNQAKKIEAVLISDLHLGYVNDVKKLEKIVTKINQMQPDVVFISGDLFDGNYKALQDPQGMEKQFKRLSSTYGTYMCWGNHDAGETFEKMKALVKASNITLLEDEMTVVGEELLVVGRKDSRPIGTQDGNRTSVQEQFKKVGNKLPKIILDHQPSNIDEYEQANELILSGHTHQGQIFPFSLVTKAYFTVDYGYYRKNENSPQVIVSSGVGTWGPPMRIGTQSEIVRIDITLK, encoded by the coding sequence ATGAATAAATTGGCATTTTTGATGATTGGACTATTGTTTCTTTTGGGGAATTTTTATATTGGTAGAAAACTTCTTTCTATACTAGAACAATTTTCCTTTTTTAAACATCCACTAATTTTATGGGTAGTTATTGGCTTATTGGCACTTGCGTCAATGCTGACATTATTGTTGTTTGATGCTAATGTAGGGGGATTGGTCGGCAAAATTGGGAGCTATTGGCTATCATGCTGGTTTTTATCGTTGGTTATTTTTGGATTAACTGATCTGATTTTAACGATTTCAAAGAAAATCACCACAGTTCAAACAAAGACAGAACTAATCATTTGGCTTGGTTCAACCGTGTTGGTTGTTGTTTTATTCTGCTATGGTTCTTGGCAAGCACAACAAATCAAAACATCGAATTATCAAGTAACGATCGATACGTCAGCTAGCAATCAAGCGAAAAAAATAGAAGCGGTATTGATTAGTGATCTGCATTTAGGCTATGTTAATGATGTGAAGAAGCTCGAGAAAATCGTCACTAAAATCAATCAAATGCAGCCAGATGTTGTTTTTATTTCAGGTGATTTATTTGATGGGAACTATAAAGCGTTACAAGATCCACAAGGCATGGAGAAACAATTCAAACGCCTTTCCTCTACTTACGGAACGTATATGTGTTGGGGCAACCATGATGCAGGAGAAACGTTCGAGAAGATGAAAGCACTTGTTAAAGCATCAAACATCACCTTACTTGAAGATGAAATGACAGTCGTTGGCGAAGAGCTTTTAGTTGTCGGGCGAAAAGACAGTAGACCAATAGGCACACAAGATGGTAATAGAACGAGCGTTCAAGAACAATTCAAAAAAGTAGGAAACAAGTTGCCCAAGATTATTTTAGATCATCAACCTTCAAATATTGATGAATATGAACAGGCCAATGAGTTGATTCTTTCTGGCCACACACATCAAGGACAAATATTCCCGTTTAGTTTAGTGACAAAAGCTTATTTTACAGTAGATTATGGTTACTATCGTAAAAACGAAAATAGTCCTCAAGTGATTGTTTCTTCAGGTGTTGGGACATGGGGTCCACCAATGCGAATCGGAACCCAAAGTGAAATCGTCCGAATTGACATTACGCTAAAATAG
- a CDS encoding phosphatidylserine decarboxylase has translation MERQFKTKRITENNNWSLNFLYKNPLGRCLLKVIIQPPLTKLAGVYLNSSLSKGMINRFIKKNSLKMEDYKPMSYTSFNHFFMREIKPAARVLFQDRGSLSAPCDGKVTVYPISDKQTFKVKHSEYALSELLDSTSLAEKWQGGCAVIFRLTPDDYHHYYFIDEGTIVAHQKIAGVFHTVQPIAIHSQPVFSTNAREVTVIETKNFGEIVQIEVGALMVGKIKNVKTSGNCQRFEKKGWFEFGGSTVILLFQKNQVIIDPEIWVNTEQNLETIVKFGQVVGKKMEESHE, from the coding sequence ATGGAGAGACAGTTTAAAACAAAGCGTATTACTGAAAATAATAATTGGTCATTGAATTTTTTATACAAAAACCCGTTGGGACGTTGTTTGTTGAAAGTAATTATCCAGCCGCCACTTACAAAGCTTGCTGGAGTCTATTTGAACAGCTCACTTTCAAAAGGAATGATCAATCGTTTCATCAAAAAAAACAGTCTTAAAATGGAAGACTACAAACCTATGAGCTATACTTCATTTAATCACTTTTTTATGCGGGAAATCAAACCTGCTGCCCGCGTCTTATTTCAAGATAGAGGCTCTTTGAGTGCACCTTGTGATGGCAAAGTGACTGTTTATCCAATTAGTGACAAACAAACGTTTAAAGTTAAACATTCAGAATATGCTCTTTCAGAGTTGCTTGATAGCACAAGCCTTGCAGAGAAATGGCAAGGCGGATGTGCTGTCATTTTTCGTTTAACACCAGATGATTATCATCACTATTATTTTATTGACGAAGGGACGATTGTAGCGCACCAGAAAATAGCTGGTGTTTTTCATACTGTACAGCCGATCGCGATCCATAGTCAACCAGTATTTTCGACGAATGCAAGAGAAGTAACGGTAATTGAAACGAAAAACTTTGGTGAGATTGTCCAAATCGAAGTTGGGGCTTTAATGGTTGGAAAAATCAAAAATGTAAAAACCTCAGGCAATTGTCAGCGTTTTGAGAAAAAAGGCTGGTTTGAATTTGGCGGCTCTACAGTGATTTTGTTATTTCAAAAAAATCAAGTGATCATTGATCCAGAAATTTGGGTAAATACTGAACAAAATCTTGAAACAATCGTAAAGTTCGGACAAGTTGTTGGCAAAAAAATGGAGGAAAGTCATGAATAA
- a CDS encoding metallophosphoesterase family protein, which yields MKLLHTADLHLDRSFEGLKNSPKQIAEKLQQANHKTITAIVDIAIRNQVDAVILAGDTFHQSRTSIRTQAYFIDEMKRLDQEGIPVIMSFGNHDYYVAERYWFDFPKNMFLFQKEQVETHYFMTKNQEKVAVTGFSYEHPWINEDKLSGFPTKEAGVDIHIGVYHGDTTNNGAQNYAPFTFSTMKSKGYDYWALGHIHQPQVVSADPLIVYPGTPQGHTKKERTVQGVAIVSIEAGHATVRFEPVAQVSWQVEKYSLRQAGSLQEALSILTELMLKAGPTSGQLLLKEIQLTDIVQLGEEFQLSYENGELLHYLQNSLLQQTNHSLFLFRVEVVAEDLTKKVMITAAPELLSQLEKNYLQPDIFSNTLQELVQNPLFSSVVSINEEWRERSVEQANQKIKEDFVIQEDQT from the coding sequence ATGAAACTATTACATACGGCAGACTTACATCTGGATCGGTCTTTTGAAGGCCTTAAAAACAGTCCTAAACAAATCGCAGAAAAATTACAACAAGCTAACCATAAAACAATTACAGCAATCGTTGATATAGCCATTAGAAATCAGGTAGATGCGGTTATTTTGGCCGGAGATACCTTTCATCAAAGTCGGACATCTATCCGAACACAAGCCTATTTTATCGATGAGATGAAACGTTTGGATCAAGAGGGCATCCCTGTGATCATGTCGTTTGGGAACCACGATTATTATGTAGCAGAACGTTACTGGTTCGATTTTCCAAAAAATATGTTTCTTTTTCAAAAAGAACAGGTTGAGACGCATTATTTTATGACGAAGAATCAAGAAAAAGTGGCAGTAACAGGGTTTAGTTATGAGCATCCGTGGATCAATGAGGATAAACTTTCAGGTTTTCCTACAAAAGAGGCAGGAGTAGATATACATATTGGGGTTTATCACGGAGATACGACCAATAATGGAGCTCAGAATTATGCACCCTTTACATTTAGTACGATGAAATCCAAAGGTTATGACTATTGGGCTTTGGGACATATCCATCAGCCACAAGTAGTCAGTGCAGATCCGTTGATCGTGTATCCAGGAACACCTCAAGGACACACAAAAAAAGAACGGACGGTACAAGGGGTTGCCATTGTTTCCATAGAGGCAGGTCATGCAACGGTTCGATTTGAACCAGTCGCTCAAGTTTCTTGGCAAGTAGAGAAGTATTCGCTGCGTCAAGCTGGAAGTTTGCAAGAAGCGTTAAGTATTTTGACTGAGCTGATGTTGAAAGCTGGACCAACTTCTGGGCAATTGCTATTGAAAGAAATCCAGTTAACAGATATAGTGCAATTAGGCGAAGAATTCCAACTATCTTATGAAAACGGTGAATTGCTTCACTATTTACAAAACAGTTTACTGCAACAAACAAATCATTCACTATTTTTATTCAGAGTAGAGGTAGTAGCAGAAGATTTGACTAAAAAAGTTATGATCACTGCTGCGCCAGAGCTATTAAGTCAATTAGAGAAAAACTATTTACAACCGGATATCTTTTCAAATACATTACAAGAATTAGTGCAAAATCCATTATTTTCTTCAGTTGTGTCGATAAATGAAGAGTGGCGTGAGCGTAGTGTTGAGCAGGCCAATCAAAAAATCAAAGAAGATTTTGTCATTCAGGAGGATCAGACATGA